A portion of the Lolium rigidum isolate FL_2022 chromosome 1, APGP_CSIRO_Lrig_0.1, whole genome shotgun sequence genome contains these proteins:
- the LOC124683892 gene encoding expansin-A31-like produces the protein MAGRNGFFILVLAAVVCLAAPAVGADWLQATATFYGGSEGSGTMVGACGYGNLHDQGYGITNAALSTVLFNDGASCGQCYTIICDQRKSGMCRPGKTVTVTATNFCPPNYNLSSNNGGLCNPPRAHFDLSQPAWLNISTYQAGIVPIVYQRVNCRRSGGLRFTITGFKDFEVVLVTNMAGSGSIKSMSAKGTNTGWIQMSRNRGAIWHGMSGLENQALSFSITSTGGQNIVFQNVVPADWQYGQTFSTRQQFDY, from the coding sequence ATGGCAGGTAGAAATGGCTTCTTCATCCTGGTGCTGGCCGCGGTGGTGTGCTTGGCGGCTCCGGCGGTTGGGGCGGACTGGCTCCAGGCCACCGCCACCTTCTACGGCGGCAGCGAGGGGTCCGGCACgatggtcggcgcgtgtgggtacggGAACCTGCACGATCAGGGGTACGGCATCACCAATGCGGCGCTGAGCACGGTGCTGTTCAACGACGGCGCGTCGTGCGGGCAGTGCTACACCATCATCTGCGACCAGCGCAAGTCCGGCATGTGCAGGCCCGGCAAGACCGTCACCGTCACCGCTACCAACTTCTGCCCGCCCAACTACAACCTCTCCAGCAACAATGGCGGGCTGTGCAACCCTCCCCGCGCGCACTTCGACTTGTCCCAGCCAGCGTGGCTCAACATCAGCACCTACCAGGCCGGCATCGTCCCCATCGTCTATCAGCGGGTCAATTGCCGGCGGAGCGGCGGGTTGCGGTTCACCATCACCGGCTTCAAGGACTTCGAGGTGGTGCTGGTGACCAACATGGCCGGCAGTGGGTCGATCAAAAGCATGTCGGCCAAGGGGACCAACACCGGGTGGATCCAGATGTCCAGGAACCGGGGCGCCATCTGGCATGGCATGTCAGGCCTGGAAAACCAGGCGCTCTCCTTCAGTATCACCTCCACCGGCGGACAGAACATCGTCTTCCAGAACGTCGTCCCGGCCGACTGGCAGTACGGCCAGACTTTCTCCACAAGGCAGCAGTTCGACTACTAA
- the LOC124659890 gene encoding uncharacterized protein LOC124659890, producing MVRARRPQVPAFGEWNYCYHHYGEPPAAESYYAPEPEPEACSDVWFRYSPPRKPTPKKTRRPEGEKGSVRRTRAPEADGLERATAIKARVASASRVVRPVDEDLYQVPPPEFISSHRPRRKRRSLLMGCLGLNSCVA from the exons ATGGTG AGGGCGAGGAGGCCGCAGGTGCCGGCATTCGGAGAGTGGAACTACTGCTACCACCACTACGGCGAGCCGCCCGCCGCCGAGTCCTACTACGCCCCGGAACCGGAGCCGGAGGCCTGCAGCGACGTGTGGTTCAGGTACTCGCCGCCGCGCAAACCGACACCCAAGAAGACGAGAAGGCCGGAGGGGGAGAAGGGAAGCGTCCGGCGCACGAGGGCGCCGGAGGCTGACGGCTTGGAGCGCGCCACCGCGATCAAGGCCAGagtcgcctccgcctcccgggtggTGCGGCCGGTCGACGAGGACCTGTACCAGGTGCCTCCGCCGGAGTTCATCAGCTCCCACCGGCCGAGACGCAAGAGGAGGAGCCTGTTGATGGGAtgcttgggcctcaactcctgcgTCGCCTGA